In a genomic window of Streptomyces sp. NBC_01231:
- a CDS encoding ester cyclase, with protein sequence MSSSNVETQTSTTDLHQFADELMRQLNLRDADSALAPFAPDARLYAADGTTTGVEDNRAVLASVFDAFPDITFTPVRVVAEDDWFAIGFIWAGTSTRPFNGIPATGRSFKVLEFRMFKVVDGKITEAWGLIDLASLFAQLQS encoded by the coding sequence GTGTCTTCCTCGAACGTCGAAACCCAAACGTCCACCACTGACTTGCACCAGTTTGCCGATGAGTTGATGAGGCAACTCAACCTGCGGGACGCCGACAGCGCGTTGGCCCCGTTCGCGCCGGACGCCCGCTTGTACGCCGCCGACGGCACCACCACCGGCGTCGAGGACAACCGCGCGGTGCTGGCGTCGGTCTTCGACGCGTTCCCCGACATCACCTTCACGCCGGTCCGTGTCGTCGCCGAGGACGATTGGTTCGCGATCGGCTTCATCTGGGCAGGCACGAGCACTCGGCCCTTCAACGGCATTCCCGCCACCGGCCGATCCTTCAAGGTGCTGGAGTTCCGTATGTTCAAGGTGGTCGACGGGAAGATTACCGAGGCTTGGGGCCTCATCGACCTGGCGTCGCTCTTCGCCCAGTTGCAGTCCTGA
- a CDS encoding enoyl-CoA hydratase/isomerase family protein, translating into MSQPSTIHLERTTPQTARITFANPPVNLMVPEAVVRLHEIVCGFDEDPDIQVVVFSSEVPDFFINHFDGAAAGNLPVPQHEDDPPVWTDMVLRLSKASYVSIAAIRGRTRGAGNELALACDLRYASREKAAFGQPEVGIGIVPGGGGTERLPRSIGRDRALEAILSSVDYDADVAERWGWVTRALPDAELDAFVDATVARLASFDRQALTTAKSMVNRATLPPDADLIASYSGFVDSLTNPGFLTRAVALGTHIADKGLDVEYHLGEYVGLANQTS; encoded by the coding sequence ATGAGTCAGCCCAGCACGATCCACCTCGAGCGCACCACGCCCCAGACCGCCAGGATCACGTTCGCGAATCCTCCTGTGAACCTCATGGTTCCCGAGGCCGTGGTAAGGCTGCACGAAATCGTCTGCGGGTTCGACGAGGACCCAGATATCCAGGTCGTCGTCTTCTCCAGCGAGGTCCCCGACTTCTTCATCAACCACTTCGACGGCGCTGCGGCGGGCAACCTGCCCGTACCCCAGCACGAGGACGACCCGCCGGTCTGGACCGACATGGTCCTGCGCTTGAGCAAGGCCTCGTACGTCAGCATCGCGGCCATCCGTGGTCGCACCCGCGGCGCCGGCAACGAGCTGGCTCTTGCGTGCGACCTGCGGTACGCCAGTCGCGAGAAGGCGGCCTTCGGGCAGCCCGAGGTCGGCATCGGAATCGTTCCCGGCGGAGGCGGAACCGAGCGACTCCCCCGATCCATCGGCCGCGACCGGGCGCTCGAGGCCATTCTCAGCAGCGTCGACTACGACGCCGACGTGGCCGAGCGCTGGGGGTGGGTCACACGAGCCCTGCCCGACGCGGAACTCGACGCCTTCGTCGATGCGACGGTCGCCCGCCTCGCCTCCTTCGACCGGCAGGCATTGACGACCGCAAAGTCGATGGTCAACCGAGCGACACTGCCGCCGGACGCCGACCTGATCGCCAGCTACAGCGGGTTCGTGGACTCGCTGACAAACCCGGGATTCCTGACTCGTGCCGTGGCGCTCGGCACGCATATCGCCGACAAGGGGCTCGACGTCGAATACCACTTGGGCGAGTACGTCGGCCTGGCCAACCAGACCTCCTGA
- a CDS encoding NADP-dependent oxidoreductase: MSEQTLPTTARAWHLDTRPAGRPTASNFSLREVALPTPDAGQLLIANEYLSVDPYMRGRMSDKKSYIESYDVDAPMDGPAVGRVLVSNAQGFAPGDYVVHVLGWRDYAILDASGAQKVDPNLAPLPAYLGVLGIPGLTAYIGLERFAKIKEGDTVFVSGAAGAVGTQVGQIAKLKGAGLVIGSAGSDEKVKLLIEEYGYDVAFNYKNGPVAEQLAMAAPEGIDVFFDNVGGEHLEAAIGALKLHARIVLCGMVSQYNDEKVVGPRNLWNLSVTRSDILAFMVSEELDLQPDFVREVGGWLAEGRLRYRETVREGLENTLDAFLAMMRGENIGKMIVKL; the protein is encoded by the coding sequence ATGTCCGAGCAGACCCTGCCCACCACCGCCCGCGCGTGGCACCTGGACACCCGCCCGGCGGGCCGGCCGACCGCTTCCAACTTCTCGCTGCGCGAGGTGGCCCTCCCCACGCCCGACGCCGGGCAACTCCTGATCGCCAACGAATACCTCTCGGTCGACCCCTACATGCGTGGCCGGATGAGCGACAAGAAGTCCTACATCGAGTCTTACGACGTGGACGCGCCGATGGACGGCCCGGCGGTCGGCCGTGTCCTGGTGTCCAACGCGCAGGGTTTCGCTCCTGGTGACTATGTGGTGCACGTCCTCGGCTGGCGCGACTACGCGATCCTCGACGCGTCGGGCGCTCAGAAGGTGGACCCGAATCTCGCACCTCTGCCCGCCTACCTGGGCGTGCTCGGTATCCCCGGCCTTACCGCGTACATCGGACTGGAGCGGTTCGCGAAGATCAAGGAGGGCGACACGGTCTTCGTCTCCGGCGCGGCAGGCGCCGTCGGCACCCAGGTCGGCCAGATCGCCAAGTTGAAGGGCGCCGGACTGGTGATCGGCAGCGCGGGCTCGGACGAGAAGGTCAAGCTGCTCATCGAGGAGTACGGCTACGACGTCGCGTTCAACTACAAGAACGGCCCGGTCGCCGAGCAGCTGGCCATGGCAGCCCCGGAGGGCATCGACGTCTTCTTCGACAACGTCGGCGGCGAGCACCTGGAGGCGGCGATCGGCGCCCTCAAGCTGCACGCGCGGATCGTCCTGTGCGGGATGGTCTCCCAGTACAACGACGAGAAGGTCGTCGGCCCCCGCAACCTGTGGAACCTGTCCGTGACGCGTTCGGACATCCTGGCGTTCATGGTCAGCGAAGAGCTGGACCTCCAGCCGGACTTCGTCCGCGAGGTCGGCGGCTGGCTCGCCGAGGGCAGGCTCCGCTACCGCGAAACCGTGCGGGAGGGCCTGGAAAACACCCTGGACGCCTTCCTCGCCATGATGCGGGGCGAGAACATCGGAAAGATGATCGTCAAGCTCTGA
- a CDS encoding SDR family oxidoreductase — translation MDLSTSTALVTGANRGFGRALAAELLSRGATVYAGARNPDQVDLPGAQPIALDITDPASIAAAAKATGDVTILVNNAGSSTGADLLTADLDDIRLEMDTHYFGTLSVVRAFAPQITANGGGTILNILSGLSWVSFPEFGACAAKSAEWSLTNALRLQLADQHIRVAGLHVGYMDTDMVRSVDAAKSDPADIARIAVDGIANGAYEIVADDASRQAQAALAGGVSVLYPQLP, via the coding sequence ATGGATCTCTCCACCAGCACCGCCCTTGTCACCGGAGCCAACCGGGGATTCGGCCGGGCCCTCGCCGCCGAACTGCTCAGCCGCGGCGCCACCGTCTACGCCGGCGCCCGCAACCCCGACCAGGTCGACCTGCCCGGCGCCCAGCCGATCGCGCTCGACATCACCGACCCCGCCTCCATCGCGGCCGCCGCCAAGGCCACCGGCGACGTGACGATCCTGGTCAACAACGCCGGGTCCTCCACCGGCGCCGACCTGCTGACCGCCGACCTGGACGACATCCGCCTGGAGATGGACACCCACTACTTCGGCACTCTGTCCGTGGTCCGCGCCTTCGCACCCCAGATCACGGCCAACGGCGGCGGAACGATCCTGAACATCCTCTCGGGCCTGTCCTGGGTCAGCTTCCCGGAGTTCGGCGCCTGCGCCGCCAAGTCCGCGGAGTGGTCGCTCACCAACGCCCTACGCCTGCAACTCGCCGACCAGCACATCCGCGTGGCCGGCCTGCACGTCGGCTACATGGACACGGACATGGTCCGCTCAGTCGACGCGGCCAAATCGGACCCCGCCGACATCGCCCGGATCGCCGTCGACGGCATCGCCAACGGCGCCTACGAGATCGTCGCGGACGACGCCTCGCGCCAGGCGCAGGCCGCACTGGCCGGAGGCGTCTCCGTGCTCTACCCGCAGCTCCCCTGA
- a CDS encoding DHA2 family efflux MFS transporter permease subunit, whose translation MKQHNKQPVRGGSAIWAVAITSMAGFITALDNLIVTTALPSIREDLGGGLEDLEWTVSAYTLTFAVLLMFGASLGDRFGRRRLFAIGLGIFTTASAAAALAPGMGELIAARAAQGVGSAIVTPLTLTLLSAAVPAERRGAALGVWGAASGIAVATGPLIGGALTENLSWQWIFWVNVPLGLALIPLALLRLDESRGPNPTLDLVGTVLASGGLFGIVYALVRGNADGWSSTPVLGGFFAGAALLVGFVFYELRAKHPMLPMRLFRHRSFSAINAASLLMLLGMFGSIFLLSQYLQTVGGYSPMQAGIRMLPWTAMPMIAGPLAGALSDRIGGAPVVTAGMTLNATGLGLWALTVEPHEAYTHMLPALIVCGIGLGMFFAPSANLVLSTVRPEEQGIASGANNAIREVGGAIGVATLAAVFSAQGGYGSASLFVDGLIPALWVGAGAVALAAAVALLMPRQRKADGPAAGLAAGSAPAGAPVAT comes from the coding sequence ATGAAACAGCACAATAAGCAACCGGTTCGGGGCGGCAGCGCCATCTGGGCCGTGGCCATCACCAGCATGGCCGGATTCATCACCGCACTCGACAACCTGATCGTCACCACAGCCCTCCCCTCCATCCGCGAGGACCTCGGCGGCGGCCTCGAAGACCTCGAATGGACAGTCAGCGCCTACACCCTCACCTTCGCGGTCCTGCTCATGTTCGGCGCCTCCCTCGGTGACCGATTCGGCCGCCGGAGACTGTTCGCCATCGGGCTCGGGATCTTCACCACGGCCTCGGCCGCCGCCGCCCTCGCACCGGGGATGGGTGAACTGATCGCCGCGCGTGCCGCGCAGGGCGTCGGCTCCGCGATCGTGACGCCGCTGACACTCACCCTGCTCTCGGCCGCCGTCCCCGCCGAACGGCGCGGCGCGGCCCTGGGTGTCTGGGGCGCGGCCAGCGGCATCGCGGTGGCCACCGGACCGCTCATCGGCGGCGCGCTCACCGAGAACCTCTCCTGGCAGTGGATCTTCTGGGTCAACGTCCCCCTGGGTCTGGCGCTGATCCCGCTCGCCCTGCTGCGGCTCGACGAGAGCCGCGGCCCGAACCCGACCCTCGACCTCGTCGGCACCGTTCTGGCCAGCGGCGGTCTGTTCGGCATCGTCTACGCCCTGGTGCGCGGCAACGCCGACGGCTGGAGCAGCACCCCGGTGCTGGGCGGCTTCTTCGCCGGTGCCGCCCTGCTGGTGGGCTTCGTCTTCTACGAACTGCGCGCCAAGCATCCGATGCTGCCGATGCGCCTGTTCCGCCATCGTTCCTTCAGCGCCATCAACGCCGCAAGCCTGCTGATGTTGCTCGGCATGTTCGGGTCGATCTTCCTGCTCAGCCAGTACCTGCAGACCGTCGGCGGCTACTCACCCATGCAGGCCGGCATCCGCATGCTGCCCTGGACCGCCATGCCCATGATCGCCGGACCACTCGCCGGGGCCCTGTCCGACCGCATCGGCGGCGCACCCGTCGTCACCGCCGGCATGACCCTGAACGCCACCGGCCTCGGCCTGTGGGCCCTCACCGTCGAGCCCCACGAGGCCTACACCCACATGCTGCCCGCACTGATCGTCTGCGGAATCGGCCTGGGCATGTTCTTCGCCCCCAGCGCCAACCTCGTCCTGAGCACGGTCCGCCCGGAGGAACAGGGCATCGCCTCCGGCGCCAACAACGCCATCCGCGAGGTCGGCGGCGCCATCGGCGTCGCAACGCTGGCCGCGGTCTTCTCCGCCCAGGGCGGCTACGGGTCCGCGTCACTGTTCGTGGACGGGCTGATCCCCGCGCTCTGGGTCGGGGCCGGTGCGGTTGCCCTGGCAGCGGCTGTGGCGCTGCTGATGCCCCGGCAGCGCAAGGCCGACGGCCCAGCCGCCGGCCTTGCTGCAGGGAGTGCCCCGGCCGGCGCCCCGGTCGCGACCTGA
- a CDS encoding alpha/beta hydrolase yields the protein MSLKNQDVAAAASVKEDIEFRADNGVILRGWVLTPDSEGPHPAIVMTPGFSSSITRLETVADAFVARGFGVLLYDQQTCGSSDGEPRQDIDPVAQERDLQMALSFVEQHPALDSDRIGLWGSSYSGAMVLVVAAMDRRVKAVVSQVPFISGYDQFVLGNGEGALAAINDNMDQDRQGRLKGEEPGRIQLVRMPTDPADHPVLFEDAADYEYLVGGPQGPAEGWINSVTVRSTGRALAYDVRPFMRRISPTPLLMVVASDDQTTPPSLALEAYDAALEPKELVMISGGHYGVYWPHLSRDFVTDAAARWFETHLGKATR from the coding sequence ATGAGTCTGAAGAACCAGGATGTGGCTGCGGCCGCGTCGGTGAAGGAAGACATCGAGTTTCGCGCCGACAACGGGGTCATCCTGCGCGGCTGGGTGTTGACCCCGGACTCCGAAGGCCCACATCCCGCCATCGTGATGACCCCGGGATTCTCTTCGTCGATCACCCGCCTCGAAACCGTCGCTGACGCCTTCGTCGCCCGGGGGTTCGGAGTCCTGCTGTACGACCAGCAGACGTGCGGCAGCAGTGACGGGGAGCCGCGCCAGGACATCGATCCTGTCGCGCAGGAGCGGGACTTGCAGATGGCCCTGTCCTTCGTCGAGCAGCATCCAGCGCTCGACAGCGACCGCATCGGCCTGTGGGGCTCCAGCTACAGCGGGGCAATGGTGCTCGTCGTGGCCGCCATGGACCGTCGGGTGAAAGCTGTCGTCAGCCAGGTGCCCTTCATCTCCGGTTACGACCAGTTCGTACTGGGAAACGGCGAAGGCGCGCTCGCCGCGATCAACGACAACATGGACCAGGACAGGCAGGGAAGGCTCAAGGGTGAGGAGCCTGGCCGTATCCAGTTGGTCCGGATGCCGACCGATCCGGCTGACCACCCGGTCCTCTTCGAGGACGCGGCGGACTACGAGTACCTCGTGGGTGGTCCCCAAGGCCCCGCCGAAGGATGGATCAACAGCGTGACCGTCCGATCGACCGGACGGGCGCTGGCGTACGACGTGCGCCCGTTCATGCGCCGCATCAGCCCGACGCCTCTGCTGATGGTCGTCGCCAGCGACGACCAGACCACTCCGCCCTCGCTCGCTCTGGAAGCCTATGACGCTGCGCTTGAGCCCAAGGAGCTCGTGATGATCTCCGGGGGACATTACGGGGTGTACTGGCCTCACCTTTCCCGGGATTTCGTCACCGACGCCGCTGCCCGTTGGTTCGAGACCCACCTGGGCAAGGCCACGCGCTAA